A genomic segment from candidate division KSB1 bacterium encodes:
- a CDS encoding T9SS type A sorting domain-containing protein, translated as MMKSIIVRLLMVALISLGLTNSLSAQITLTSKDAPSTTDIYFVMASADTVPIDLGQPGENRYWDFSNIVFTSEEYWRVVDFSSSPFAYRFPTGNLAYQVTEYAKDTTYLTYNYARLTESELTQLGRGVYRIVGTDTSIKEIVVAKRSKPQLYLPLSYGNPPWDSVIEVDTVYSGLAVTVIDSNYNTVDAWGKIKTVLGEFPCLRIRQNHSTIARSKLFPALKFVVELNISYYWVASQYGIVATVSGMSDVTNPNPDPNFKTAKSVNIMKTFLTSIGNVARAEPPGSFELFQNYPNPFNPKTILRYRIDRSSEVKLKVFNLAGQELAILVNTRQNPGSYEIEWDAGDLPSGIYYFQIEANNQRLSKKGMLLK; from the coding sequence ATGATGAAAAGCATTATTGTTCGGTTACTAATGGTGGCACTCATCTCGCTTGGCTTGACCAATTCTTTGTCAGCCCAAATCACTCTCACTTCCAAAGATGCACCAAGCACGACTGACATTTACTTTGTGATGGCGAGCGCAGATACGGTGCCAATCGATCTGGGACAGCCTGGCGAAAATCGGTACTGGGATTTTAGCAATATTGTGTTTACCAGTGAAGAATATTGGCGTGTGGTCGATTTCAGTAGCTCGCCTTTCGCATATCGATTTCCCACTGGGAATTTGGCCTATCAGGTAACGGAATACGCAAAAGATACGACCTACCTTACTTATAATTATGCGCGATTGACCGAGTCCGAATTAACACAATTGGGACGAGGGGTTTATCGAATCGTCGGCACGGATACCTCCATTAAAGAAATTGTGGTTGCCAAGCGCTCCAAACCACAATTATACCTTCCACTCAGCTACGGAAATCCGCCCTGGGATTCGGTGATTGAGGTAGATACCGTTTATAGCGGCCTGGCCGTAACGGTGATCGATTCAAATTATAACACCGTTGATGCATGGGGAAAGATAAAGACGGTATTGGGTGAATTTCCCTGCTTGAGAATCAGGCAGAATCATTCCACAATTGCTCGTTCCAAACTTTTCCCAGCGCTCAAATTTGTGGTTGAGCTGAATATCAGCTATTATTGGGTGGCTTCTCAATATGGGATCGTCGCAACGGTAAGTGGCATGAGCGATGTGACCAATCCCAATCCCGATCCCAATTTTAAAACAGCTAAAAGCGTCAATATCATGAAAACGTTTCTTACTTCTATTGGCAATGTTGCGAGAGCTGAACCACCAGGAAGTTTTGAGTTATTCCAGAACTACCCCAATCCATTCAATCCCAAAACAATACTTCGCTACCGGATCGATCGATCAAGTGAGGTAAAACTCAAGGTGTTCAACCTGGCTGGACAAGAACTCGCCATATTGGTCAATACGCGCCAAAATCCTGGCAGCTACGAAATCGAATGGGATGCGGGAGATTTACCATCCGGAATCTACTATTTTCAAATTGAGGCAAATAATCAACGGCTATCAAAGAAGGGCATGTTGTTGAAATAA
- a CDS encoding FAD-dependent oxidoreductase, producing the protein MNDQQTKRSAAVLVCGAGITGIQTALDLANRGVKVYLVEKSPIVGGLSAKLDRSAPDDWPITCQMAPAIDLLSRHPNIELIANADILSIKKKDGVFEANIRKNPSRITDQCVDCGACVQVCPIKPYSRFNEGLALRTAIDIDSKSFLSTCYNIEKETPICQETCPVHIDIRKYIGLIAAGRYLDALAVIRERNPLPAICGRVCNHPCEGACNRGRQDEPVAIDALKRFVADYELELKKQGKIPKPVAPPVNEKLGKVAIVGSGPAGLTVAHDLALRGIRSTIFESAPVPGGMLWLAIPEYRLPRDIIQTEVDYICDLGVELKLNTPINKHYTIDDLLKDGYRAVFLGIGAHQGLKLGVPGEDDYEGFLDCIVFLRRVNLGDKTKPGRRVIVIGGGNSAIDAARTALRLGSEEVHIVYRRTVKEMPANPWEIEEAEKEGVKITYLAAPVKILGENGRVVGMRCIRMKLGKLDASGRRSPVPIPGTEFDIEADVIVPAISQQPDISFLHEGHGLSITKWNSFDVNPRTMQTNRPEIFAGGDAVTGPATVIQAIAAGHQAAISIEKFLKGEKL; encoded by the coding sequence ATGAATGATCAACAGACAAAACGATCGGCTGCAGTACTGGTTTGTGGGGCTGGGATTACTGGGATTCAAACCGCATTAGATTTGGCAAATCGCGGGGTGAAGGTATATTTGGTTGAAAAAAGCCCAATAGTCGGTGGATTATCCGCGAAATTAGATCGGAGCGCACCAGATGATTGGCCGATTACGTGTCAAATGGCACCGGCCATCGATTTGCTGAGCCGCCATCCAAATATTGAATTGATCGCCAATGCCGACATTCTCAGCATCAAAAAGAAAGATGGCGTGTTCGAAGCCAATATTCGAAAAAATCCTTCTCGCATCACTGACCAGTGTGTCGATTGCGGGGCTTGTGTGCAGGTATGTCCCATTAAGCCATATAGCCGCTTTAATGAAGGGCTGGCGTTGCGAACCGCGATCGATATCGATAGCAAAAGCTTCTTATCCACTTGCTATAACATCGAAAAAGAGACGCCAATCTGCCAGGAGACTTGCCCAGTCCACATTGATATTCGGAAATATATTGGCTTGATCGCGGCTGGCCGATATTTGGATGCGTTAGCCGTGATCCGAGAGCGAAATCCATTGCCGGCGATCTGCGGCCGGGTCTGTAATCATCCCTGTGAGGGCGCCTGCAATCGCGGTCGGCAGGATGAGCCGGTAGCAATTGATGCGCTAAAGCGATTTGTGGCTGACTATGAATTGGAGCTGAAAAAACAGGGCAAAATTCCGAAGCCGGTCGCTCCCCCTGTGAATGAAAAATTGGGCAAGGTCGCCATCGTTGGCTCTGGCCCAGCGGGATTGACCGTTGCCCATGACTTAGCGCTTCGAGGCATTCGCTCTACGATTTTTGAATCCGCACCAGTCCCTGGCGGAATGCTCTGGCTTGCCATTCCTGAGTATCGTTTACCGCGCGACATTATTCAAACAGAAGTGGACTATATTTGCGATCTCGGTGTAGAATTAAAGCTCAATACACCAATCAATAAACACTATACGATTGACGATTTGCTCAAAGATGGCTACCGAGCGGTTTTTCTGGGCATTGGGGCGCATCAAGGATTGAAACTGGGGGTGCCTGGTGAGGACGATTATGAGGGATTTTTGGATTGTATCGTGTTTTTGCGCCGAGTGAACCTGGGCGATAAAACCAAACCGGGTCGAAGGGTAATCGTCATTGGTGGCGGAAATTCTGCTATTGATGCCGCGCGAACGGCCTTGCGTCTCGGGTCTGAGGAAGTTCATATCGTATATCGAAGAACCGTGAAAGAGATGCCAGCCAATCCCTGGGAGATCGAAGAGGCAGAAAAAGAGGGTGTGAAAATCACCTATCTCGCGGCTCCGGTCAAGATTCTCGGCGAAAATGGCCGCGTAGTCGGGATGCGCTGCATCCGAATGAAACTGGGCAAGCTCGACGCCAGCGGAAGAAGAAGTCCAGTTCCGATCCCAGGGACCGAGTTCGATATTGAAGCTGACGTGATTGTGCCTGCTATTAGCCAGCAGCCCGATATTTCATTCCTCCACGAAGGCCATGGATTATCGATCACCAAATGGAACTCGTTCGATGTCAATCCCAGGACCATGCAAACCAACCGGCCAGAAATCTTCGCAGGTGGTGATGCCGTGACTGGTCCAGCCACCGTCATCCAAGCAATCGCAGCAGGGCATCAGGCCGCGATTTCGATTGAAAAATTTTTAAAGGGCGAAAAACTTTGA
- a CDS encoding DUF177 domain-containing protein: MKINLAKLHEGVNQLGFQIRPVELGFDQKDDTLFLFPNDTFADVEIQKFGDKYFVNVHLVTLAHYSCDRCLEEYDRDLTADFQLVYSKEERIGVVDDDDFRLLGDKQTEIDLREDIRENILLVIPMKHLCDENCKGLCPHCGTNLNFERCDCHHETIDPRWEILRLLQHN, from the coding sequence ATGAAGATCAATCTCGCAAAATTGCATGAGGGGGTCAATCAACTGGGCTTTCAAATCCGGCCAGTTGAGCTGGGTTTTGATCAAAAAGACGATACGTTATTTTTGTTTCCGAATGACACGTTTGCCGATGTTGAGATCCAAAAATTCGGGGACAAATATTTTGTCAATGTTCATTTGGTGACCTTGGCCCATTATAGTTGCGACCGTTGTTTAGAAGAATATGATCGCGACCTGACGGCGGATTTTCAACTGGTGTACTCGAAGGAGGAGCGGATCGGCGTTGTCGATGATGATGATTTTCGACTTTTGGGTGATAAACAAACTGAGATTGACCTGCGAGAGGACATTCGAGAAAACATTTTATTGGTCATCCCCATGAAGCACCTTTGTGATGAGAACTGTAAGGGGCTATGTCCTCACTGCGGTACCAACCTAAATTTCGAGCGTTGCGATTGTCATCACGAGACAATAGATCCCCGCTGGGAAATATTAAGATTACTTCAGCATAATTAA
- the rpmF gene encoding 50S ribosomal protein L32, with the protein MPLPKRRHSKTRRDKRRTHWKLSAPNVVECSNCNQPKLPHRACPNCGYYDKRMVFVPKES; encoded by the coding sequence ATGCCACTACCAAAACGACGACATTCAAAGACACGACGGGACAAACGAAGAACTCACTGGAAATTATCTGCCCCCAATGTGGTAGAATGCTCGAATTGCAATCAACCGAAATTGCCACATCGGGCATGCCCCAATTGTGGCTATTATGACAAACGAATGGTTTTTGTGCCGAAAGAAAGTTAG
- the plsX gene encoding phosphate acyltransferase PlsX codes for MRIAIDAMGGDFAPRQNVSGAISAARRSKGRLEIVLVGDKVQIQNELTRHFRIQDLPLSIHHASEKVEMDESPASALKQKKDASISVAMQLHKEGKVDAVVSAGNTGAALGSALFQLRKIRGVNRPAIGSLLPNGRSATLLIDAGTNVDCKPHQLLEFGIMGSIYMRQMFGIANPRVGLINIGSEKGKGNEQVQATYELLEQSNLNFIGNIEGGDILRDKVDVAVCDGFVGNVILKFAESFNQVFSSNLRRRIGKRLQYLIGAYLLRPAFRHLKRTFDYAEYGGVPLLGVNGVVIICHGSSSPKAIRNAVFVAERIINQKVNEKIEQHLNLIEAKSGTHL; via the coding sequence ATGAGGATTGCAATTGATGCAATGGGAGGCGACTTTGCTCCCAGACAAAATGTATCAGGGGCGATTTCTGCGGCGCGACGATCTAAGGGTCGATTGGAAATTGTGTTGGTTGGTGATAAGGTTCAAATTCAAAATGAACTGACGCGCCATTTTCGTATTCAGGATCTGCCGTTGTCCATCCATCATGCATCCGAAAAGGTGGAGATGGATGAAAGCCCGGCCAGTGCATTGAAACAAAAAAAAGATGCATCGATTTCCGTCGCGATGCAATTACATAAGGAAGGCAAAGTAGATGCTGTGGTAAGCGCTGGGAATACTGGGGCAGCCTTGGGCTCAGCGCTGTTTCAATTGCGCAAGATCCGTGGCGTTAATCGACCTGCGATCGGTTCATTGCTTCCCAATGGCCGGAGCGCCACATTATTGATCGATGCTGGCACGAATGTGGATTGCAAGCCGCATCAATTGTTAGAATTTGGGATAATGGGAAGTATCTACATGCGCCAGATGTTCGGTATAGCGAACCCGCGCGTGGGCCTGATTAATATCGGAAGCGAGAAGGGCAAAGGCAACGAGCAGGTGCAAGCGACTTATGAGCTTCTGGAACAGAGCAATCTCAATTTTATTGGCAACATAGAGGGGGGTGATATCCTTCGGGACAAAGTCGATGTCGCAGTGTGCGATGGATTTGTTGGGAACGTCATTCTGAAATTTGCAGAATCTTTTAACCAGGTGTTCTCATCAAATTTACGTCGGCGCATTGGGAAACGATTGCAATACCTCATTGGCGCATATCTATTGCGTCCGGCCTTTCGTCATTTGAAACGGACGTTCGATTATGCCGAATACGGAGGCGTGCCGCTGTTGGGGGTCAATGGAGTCGTCATCATTTGTCATGGAAGCTCTTCACCAAAAGCAATTCGGAATGCCGTTTTTGTCGCCGAAAGAATCATCAACCAAAAGGTCAACGAAAAAATAGAGCAACATTTGAATTTAATAGAGGCAAAAAGTGGAACACATTTATAG
- a CDS encoding ketoacyl-ACP synthase III: MYRSMITGLGFAVPDRILTNGDLENMVDTSDEWIKERTGMEVRHICDEKTATSDLATEAARKAMAMADVRPEDIEIIIVATVTGDTPFPATGCYVQKNLEAVNAAAFDISAACSGFLYGLTVADSLIASGLYRNILVIGAEALSKITDYTDRKTCVLFGDGAGAAVLQPSDGQRGIVQTYIKSDGRLTDLLMMPGGGSRFPATHETVDQRLHYIKMEGQEVFKAAVKAMGDAAEEVLKMAGVKSQQLSLMIPHQANNRIIQATARRIRLPMEKVFINIEKYGNTSAASIPIAMAEAVEQGKLKRGEYCLLVSFGGGFTVGGVLLKY; this comes from the coding sequence ATTTATAGATCGATGATCACGGGCTTAGGATTCGCTGTGCCAGACCGAATTTTGACCAACGGAGATCTGGAGAACATGGTGGACACCAGCGATGAATGGATCAAAGAGCGGACTGGCATGGAAGTGCGCCATATTTGCGATGAAAAAACCGCAACTTCGGATTTGGCAACCGAGGCCGCTCGCAAAGCGATGGCTATGGCTGATGTGCGACCTGAGGACATTGAAATCATCATTGTCGCTACGGTCACAGGAGACACCCCGTTCCCAGCCACCGGCTGCTATGTGCAAAAAAATCTCGAGGCGGTCAATGCTGCGGCTTTCGACATCAGCGCTGCATGCTCAGGATTTCTCTATGGCTTAACCGTTGCGGACAGCCTTATAGCCAGCGGACTGTATCGAAATATTTTGGTCATCGGTGCTGAGGCGTTAAGCAAAATCACGGATTATACCGATCGAAAGACCTGTGTTTTGTTCGGTGACGGCGCAGGGGCGGCCGTACTTCAACCCTCCGATGGTCAGCGCGGCATTGTCCAGACCTATATCAAAAGCGATGGTCGTTTGACTGATCTGCTCATGATGCCAGGCGGTGGCAGTCGTTTTCCTGCCACTCATGAGACCGTTGATCAGCGACTTCACTATATTAAAATGGAAGGCCAAGAGGTATTCAAAGCCGCGGTCAAGGCAATGGGCGACGCTGCAGAAGAAGTGCTAAAAATGGCAGGGGTTAAATCGCAACAGCTATCGTTGATGATCCCGCACCAGGCTAATAATCGAATCATTCAAGCCACGGCCCGTCGCATTAGACTGCCCATGGAAAAGGTATTTATTAATATCGAAAAATATGGCAATACCTCGGCAGCCTCGATCCCAATTGCCATGGCCGAAGCCGTCGAGCAAGGTAAGTTAAAACGAGGGGAGTATTGCTTGTTAGTAAGCTTTGGGGGCGGTTTCACTGTTGGAGGGGTCTTACTGAAGTATTAA